One region of Girardinichthys multiradiatus isolate DD_20200921_A chromosome 1, DD_fGirMul_XY1, whole genome shotgun sequence genomic DNA includes:
- the fgd gene encoding faciogenital dysplasia isoform X2, translating into MQGISATDLTASSLQYSCGSVDYLCSPRLAKKGPTTRPCHDKPAIKPRPQTSTLSRPPTAQKPQVPPKPAHLLALGQDKKPKRIPPAPSRPLPAPPPPPKPKPCLSPTGLGAQPQREPQKVGQLIERFNNSRVPILGVLPRSQLSLCLRMDTASDLPPSCSSNTTTKVAEDSSSVDKPALGTSEQTDGVSELSHLASMHIDGSDNGGLDNCMEHDITQRVGYINDADCEQGSSHKLIDNPDSSQQNGKIPNRDSGIDSPSCAAEGEVFPNEDAIDEEDHYDSVTETESVSCCVTLDNKRDSTQDEDSDIDEGSSGEIPSLTDTQTGYLTDAQSDAQKCSEAQKLLNIAKELLHTEEAYVKRLNLLDQVFCTKLTEAGIPQDVITGIFSNISSIYLFHDKFLLPELKTRITGEWESTPRIGDILQKLAPFMKMYGEYVKNFDRAMDLVNTWTQRSSQFKSVVQNIQKQDVCGNLTLQHHMLEPVQRIPRYELLLKDYLKKLPDDALDHKDAEKALELISTAANHSNAAIRKMEKMNKLLEVYERLGGEEDIVNPANELIKEGHIKKMSAKNGTAQDRYLYLFNNMVLYCVPKLRLIGQKFSVRERIDIAGMEIQENVKQNLPHTFAIIGKQRSLELQARTAEEKEDWIQVIMATIERHKQNSETFNKAFNSSFSREDDHVPESPGPWSSTAIDSDGLQERSSKKKEKEKQTCRGCNESFNFTKRKHHCKSCGAAICAKCSKTLDNKTSRVCPECFEASLSLEMICGGEQKRKAAAERLLSLTGDSCLLCSYLQVQEKGKSWTKMWVAVTKTEPLVLYLQTSGQDFKGSRAVPLPGFEVSTVPPATADKPEVKHVFKLSHSQQNFLLSAQDAELQAKWVEVLSKAARAEAPTETLTSLTEHRKSQ; encoded by the exons acctgacgGCCTCCTCCCTGCAGTATTCGTGTGGATCAGTGGACTATTTGTGTTCTCCACGGCTGGCAAAGAAAGGCCCAACCACCAGACCATGTCACGACAAGCCCGCTATCAAGCCGCGGCCTCAGACCTCCACCTTATCCAGACCGCCAACTGCTCAGAAACCTCAAG TGCCCCCTAAACCTGCGCACCTGCTCGCCCTTGGGCAAGACAAGAAACCGAAGAGGATCCCTCCGGCGCCCTCGAGACCTCTGCCGGCACCCCCCCCTCCTCCCAAACCAAAGCCTTGCCTGAGTCCTACTGGCCTGGGAGCACAGCCGCAGAGAGAGCCTCAGAAGGTTGGACAGCTCATCGAGAGGTTTAATAACTCCAG GGTCCCCATCCTGGGGGTGCTCCCACGGTCACAGCTGTCTCTTTGTCTGAGAATGGACACTGCGTCTGACCTCCCTCCATCCTGCAGCTCGAATACCACCACAAAGGTCGCTGAAGACTCCTCATCTGTGGACAAACCTGCACTTGGCACCTCTGAACAAACTGACGGAGTGTCCGAGCTTTCCCATCTCGCGTCAATGCACATCGACGGCTCGGACAACGGCGGGCTTGACAACTGCATGGAGCATGACATCACGCAAAGAGTTGGCTATATCAACGATGCGGACTGCGAACAGGGCTCTTCCCATAAACTCATAGACAATCCTGACTCCTCACAGCAGAATGGAAAGATTCCCAACAGGGACAGCGGCATCGACAGCCCGTCGTGCGCCGCTGAAGGGGAGGTGTTCCCCAACGAGGACGCCATTGACGAGGAGGATCATTACGACAGTGTCACTGAAACGGAGAGTGTGTCCTGCTGCGTTACGCTGGACAATAAAAGGGACTCCACGCAGGATGAGGACAGTGACATAGACGAGGGGAGCAGTGGAGAGATCCCATCTCTTACAGACACACAGACTGGGTATCTGACAGATGCACAATCAGATGCACAGAAA TGCTCGGAGGCTCAGAAGCTTCTGAACATCGCCAAAGAGCTCCTCCACACTGAAGAGGCCTATGTGAAAAGACTCAACCTCCTCGACCAG GTATTTTGCACTAAGCTCACAGAGGCCGGAATCCCTCAGGACGTCATTACGGGGATCTTCTCCAACATTTCCTCCATCTACTTATTCCACGATAAATTCCTACTCCCAGAGCTCAAGACGAGGATTACTGGAGAATG GGAATCAACCCCCCGCATTGGAGACATCCTCCAGAAACTGGCTCCTTTTATGAAGATGTACGGAGAATATGTGAAGAACTTTGACCGAGCCATGGACCTGGTCAACACCTGGACACAGAGGTCATCTCAGTTCAAGAGTGTCGTCCAGAACATACAG AAACAGGATGTGTGTGGGAACCTCACGTTGCAGCACCACATGCTGGAGCCGGTCCAAAGGATTCCTCGTTACGAGCTCCTGCTCAAAGACTACCTGAAAAAGCTGCCTGACGATGCTCTCGACCACAAAGATGCAGAAA AGGCGCTGGAGCTGATCTCTACTGCAGCCAATCACTCCAATGCAGCTATCAGGAAAATG gaAAAGATGAACAAGCTGTTGGAGGTTTACGAAAGGCTCGGAGGAGAGGAGGACATAGTAAATCCAGCCAACGAGCTCATAAAAGAAGGGCATATCAAAAAAATGTCAGCCAAAAACGGAACAGCTCAAGACCGATACCTCTACTTG TTCAACAATATGGTGCTATACTGCGTCCCTAAGCTGAGACTGATAGGGCAGAAGTTCAGTGTCAGAGAGAGGATTGACATTGCAGGAATGGAG ATCCAAGAAAATGTGAAGCAGAACCTTCCTCATACATTCGCCATTATTGGTAAACAGCGTTCACTGGAGCTGCAGGCCAG GACAGCAGAGGAGAAGGAAGATTGGATTCAG GTGATAATGGCTACCATTGAGCGGCACAAACAAAACAGCGAAACGTTCAATAAAGCTTTCAACAGCTCCTTCTCCCGTGAAGATGACCACGTGCCGGAGTCTCCG GGTCCCTGGTCCAGCACTGCCATCGACTCAGATGGACTTCAAGAAAGG AGCTCCAAGAAAAAGGAGAAAGAGAAACAGACGTGCAGAGGCTGCAATGAGAGCTTCAATTTCACAAAGCGCAAGCATCACTGCAAGTCCTGCGGAGCG GCCATCTGTGCAAAGTGTTCAAAAACCTTGGACAATAAAACGAGCCGAGTGTGTCCCGAATGTTTCGAAGCCAGTCTCAGCCTTGAAATGATCTGTGGTGGcgaacaaaagagaaaagctgcagctgag AGACTGCTATCTCTGACAGGGGACAGCTGCCTGCTGTGTAGCTACCTCCAGGTGCAGGAGAAGGGGAAGAGTTGGACCAAGATGTGGGTGGCTGTAACAAAGACTGAGCCACTGGTGCTGTACTTGCAAACCAGTGGACAG GATTTCAAAGGGTCGCGGGCTGTACCTCTGCCCGGCTTCGAGGTGAGCACGGTTCCGCCAGCCACAGCCGATAAACCAGAAGTGAAACACGtgttcaagctcagtcacagCCAGCAAAACTTCCTCCTAAGTGCCCAAGACGCAGAACTTCAAGCCAAATGGGTGGAGGTCCTCTCCAAAGCTGCCCGTGCAGAAGCGCCCACTGAGACATTGACGAGCCTGACTGAACACAGGAAGAGCCAGTAG
- the fgd gene encoding faciogenital dysplasia isoform X1 — protein sequence MQGISATDLTASSLQYSCGSVDYLCSPRLAKKGPTTRPCHDKPAIKPRPQTSTLSRPPTAQKPQVPPKPAHLLALGQDKKPKRIPPAPSRPLPAPPPPPKPKPCLSPTGLGAQPQREPQKVGQLIERFNNSRVPILGVLPRSQLSLCLRMDTASDLPPSCSSNTTTKVAEDSSSVDKPALGTSEQTDGVSELSHLASMHIDGSDNGGLDNCMEHDITQRVGYINDADCEQGSSHKLIDNPDSSQQNGKIPNRDSGIDSPSCAAEGEVFPNEDAIDEEDHYDSVTETESVSCCVTLDNKRDSTQDEDSDIDEGSSGEIPSLTDTQTGYLTDAQSDAQKCSEAQKLLNIAKELLHTEEAYVKRLNLLDQVFCTKLTEAGIPQDVITGIFSNISSIYLFHDKFLLPELKTRITGEWESTPRIGDILQKLAPFMKMYGEYVKNFDRAMDLVNTWTQRSSQFKSVVQNIQKQDVCGNLTLQHHMLEPVQRIPRYELLLKDYLKKLPDDALDHKDAEKALELISTAANHSNAAIRKMEKMNKLLEVYERLGGEEDIVNPANELIKEGHIKKMSAKNGTAQDRYLYLFNNMVLYCVPKLRLIGQKFSVRERIDIAGMEIQENVKQNLPHTFAIIGKQRSLELQARTAEEKEDWIQVIMATIERHKQNSETFNKAFNSSFSREDDHVPESPGPWSSTAIDSDGLQERKSSKKKEKEKQTCRGCNESFNFTKRKHHCKSCGAAICAKCSKTLDNKTSRVCPECFEASLSLEMICGGEQKRKAAAERLLSLTGDSCLLCSYLQVQEKGKSWTKMWVAVTKTEPLVLYLQTSGQDFKGSRAVPLPGFEVSTVPPATADKPEVKHVFKLSHSQQNFLLSAQDAELQAKWVEVLSKAARAEAPTETLTSLTEHRKSQ from the exons acctgacgGCCTCCTCCCTGCAGTATTCGTGTGGATCAGTGGACTATTTGTGTTCTCCACGGCTGGCAAAGAAAGGCCCAACCACCAGACCATGTCACGACAAGCCCGCTATCAAGCCGCGGCCTCAGACCTCCACCTTATCCAGACCGCCAACTGCTCAGAAACCTCAAG TGCCCCCTAAACCTGCGCACCTGCTCGCCCTTGGGCAAGACAAGAAACCGAAGAGGATCCCTCCGGCGCCCTCGAGACCTCTGCCGGCACCCCCCCCTCCTCCCAAACCAAAGCCTTGCCTGAGTCCTACTGGCCTGGGAGCACAGCCGCAGAGAGAGCCTCAGAAGGTTGGACAGCTCATCGAGAGGTTTAATAACTCCAG GGTCCCCATCCTGGGGGTGCTCCCACGGTCACAGCTGTCTCTTTGTCTGAGAATGGACACTGCGTCTGACCTCCCTCCATCCTGCAGCTCGAATACCACCACAAAGGTCGCTGAAGACTCCTCATCTGTGGACAAACCTGCACTTGGCACCTCTGAACAAACTGACGGAGTGTCCGAGCTTTCCCATCTCGCGTCAATGCACATCGACGGCTCGGACAACGGCGGGCTTGACAACTGCATGGAGCATGACATCACGCAAAGAGTTGGCTATATCAACGATGCGGACTGCGAACAGGGCTCTTCCCATAAACTCATAGACAATCCTGACTCCTCACAGCAGAATGGAAAGATTCCCAACAGGGACAGCGGCATCGACAGCCCGTCGTGCGCCGCTGAAGGGGAGGTGTTCCCCAACGAGGACGCCATTGACGAGGAGGATCATTACGACAGTGTCACTGAAACGGAGAGTGTGTCCTGCTGCGTTACGCTGGACAATAAAAGGGACTCCACGCAGGATGAGGACAGTGACATAGACGAGGGGAGCAGTGGAGAGATCCCATCTCTTACAGACACACAGACTGGGTATCTGACAGATGCACAATCAGATGCACAGAAA TGCTCGGAGGCTCAGAAGCTTCTGAACATCGCCAAAGAGCTCCTCCACACTGAAGAGGCCTATGTGAAAAGACTCAACCTCCTCGACCAG GTATTTTGCACTAAGCTCACAGAGGCCGGAATCCCTCAGGACGTCATTACGGGGATCTTCTCCAACATTTCCTCCATCTACTTATTCCACGATAAATTCCTACTCCCAGAGCTCAAGACGAGGATTACTGGAGAATG GGAATCAACCCCCCGCATTGGAGACATCCTCCAGAAACTGGCTCCTTTTATGAAGATGTACGGAGAATATGTGAAGAACTTTGACCGAGCCATGGACCTGGTCAACACCTGGACACAGAGGTCATCTCAGTTCAAGAGTGTCGTCCAGAACATACAG AAACAGGATGTGTGTGGGAACCTCACGTTGCAGCACCACATGCTGGAGCCGGTCCAAAGGATTCCTCGTTACGAGCTCCTGCTCAAAGACTACCTGAAAAAGCTGCCTGACGATGCTCTCGACCACAAAGATGCAGAAA AGGCGCTGGAGCTGATCTCTACTGCAGCCAATCACTCCAATGCAGCTATCAGGAAAATG gaAAAGATGAACAAGCTGTTGGAGGTTTACGAAAGGCTCGGAGGAGAGGAGGACATAGTAAATCCAGCCAACGAGCTCATAAAAGAAGGGCATATCAAAAAAATGTCAGCCAAAAACGGAACAGCTCAAGACCGATACCTCTACTTG TTCAACAATATGGTGCTATACTGCGTCCCTAAGCTGAGACTGATAGGGCAGAAGTTCAGTGTCAGAGAGAGGATTGACATTGCAGGAATGGAG ATCCAAGAAAATGTGAAGCAGAACCTTCCTCATACATTCGCCATTATTGGTAAACAGCGTTCACTGGAGCTGCAGGCCAG GACAGCAGAGGAGAAGGAAGATTGGATTCAG GTGATAATGGCTACCATTGAGCGGCACAAACAAAACAGCGAAACGTTCAATAAAGCTTTCAACAGCTCCTTCTCCCGTGAAGATGACCACGTGCCGGAGTCTCCG GGTCCCTGGTCCAGCACTGCCATCGACTCAGATGGACTTCAAGAAAGG AAGAGCTCCAAGAAAAAGGAGAAAGAGAAACAGACGTGCAGAGGCTGCAATGAGAGCTTCAATTTCACAAAGCGCAAGCATCACTGCAAGTCCTGCGGAGCG GCCATCTGTGCAAAGTGTTCAAAAACCTTGGACAATAAAACGAGCCGAGTGTGTCCCGAATGTTTCGAAGCCAGTCTCAGCCTTGAAATGATCTGTGGTGGcgaacaaaagagaaaagctgcagctgag AGACTGCTATCTCTGACAGGGGACAGCTGCCTGCTGTGTAGCTACCTCCAGGTGCAGGAGAAGGGGAAGAGTTGGACCAAGATGTGGGTGGCTGTAACAAAGACTGAGCCACTGGTGCTGTACTTGCAAACCAGTGGACAG GATTTCAAAGGGTCGCGGGCTGTACCTCTGCCCGGCTTCGAGGTGAGCACGGTTCCGCCAGCCACAGCCGATAAACCAGAAGTGAAACACGtgttcaagctcagtcacagCCAGCAAAACTTCCTCCTAAGTGCCCAAGACGCAGAACTTCAAGCCAAATGGGTGGAGGTCCTCTCCAAAGCTGCCCGTGCAGAAGCGCCCACTGAGACATTGACGAGCCTGACTGAACACAGGAAGAGCCAGTAG